In Bacteroidales bacterium, a single genomic region encodes these proteins:
- a CDS encoding carbohydrate-binding family 6 protein, translating into MKELIVLIFAVSFISANAQNIGLYSNKESDKVQFAVREIETVMKEKGLDFNSYSNSKSGKMMGDQVKIVLISKNEKVAEESIKRAGIKNVAGLKDEGFIIHITGKDQKTIYVLGYDEAGTMYGGLEVAEIIKVKGIDAVQNQLQNPYMKVRGTKFNIPLDMRSPTYTEPSDAAQKNMGEMWNFEFWKEYIDNLARYRYNLISLWNMHPFPSMVKVPEYPDIALNDVRKSTGDWKENYSLNGWGFDAPEIMKSFEVLKKMTIEEKIDFWRRVMAYGKQRNVRFYVVTWNIFVYGTEGKYGITDKPDNPVTTDYFRKSIKQMVLTYPDLAGIGLTTGENMYDFTATQKEEWAFATYGQGVLDALKEQPGRKIDFIHRQHQTQAKEITSIFKDVMKNENINFVFSFKYAQAHVYSSVNQVFHQEFVKDIQGENLKTLWTLRNDDSFYFRWGAPDFVRDFIKNIPYDVSEGFYYGSDQYVWGREFLDKYSDGPQELEIVKHWYQWMCWGRLGYNPDIGNDRFIDNIKYRFPSVNAQEMFNAWQSASMIYPLVTGFHWGALDFQWYIESGQSTPDIANTPSGYHDVNRFITLPPHKGTGYISIPVYTKAFVTGSKIEGETPLQVADKIIQNSEFALKWADAQSQEMNRELRITIDDIKTMARLGKNYGHKIRGATYLSLFRETLQREWYNKAIEELNMSAGYWRHYAASGLANYNNPLWTNRVGYVDWRENFNWSLFDVIANGAQPNLPSMQPTAGGTILEAEASDFKISGIKNELKGYTGTGYLETKVGDARHHVMWSYNAPESGSYILEFRFTLKREQIFLSPVVINGKRVLDIEFWNTGNPGNWVWERVTVKLEKGENTISISPEGFVLLDHLNIIKNFSTSQQTDLVSKWDTIRPLANYSSLPNPN; encoded by the coding sequence ATGAAGGAATTGATAGTATTAATATTTGCTGTATCATTTATTTCTGCAAATGCACAGAATATTGGTCTTTATTCAAATAAAGAATCAGACAAAGTACAATTTGCAGTTCGTGAAATAGAGACTGTAATGAAAGAGAAAGGGTTGGATTTTAACAGCTATTCGAATTCTAAGTCCGGAAAGATGATGGGTGATCAGGTAAAAATAGTGCTGATCAGCAAAAATGAGAAAGTTGCTGAAGAGAGTATAAAAAGAGCGGGTATTAAAAATGTTGCCGGATTAAAAGATGAAGGTTTTATAATTCATATTACAGGAAAGGATCAAAAAACTATTTATGTGTTGGGATATGATGAAGCCGGTACAATGTATGGCGGCCTTGAAGTAGCTGAAATTATTAAGGTTAAGGGGATCGATGCGGTGCAAAATCAGTTGCAGAACCCATACATGAAGGTTCGCGGGACCAAGTTTAATATCCCGCTCGATATGCGCAGTCCGACTTATACCGAACCGAGCGATGCAGCTCAGAAGAACATGGGTGAAATGTGGAATTTTGAGTTCTGGAAAGAGTACATCGATAACCTTGCCCGTTACCGCTATAACCTTATTTCACTCTGGAATATGCATCCGTTTCCATCAATGGTTAAAGTACCTGAATATCCCGACATTGCATTGAACGACGTTCGAAAGAGTACCGGCGACTGGAAAGAAAACTATTCACTTAATGGCTGGGGATTCGATGCCCCTGAGATAATGAAAAGCTTCGAAGTGCTCAAAAAAATGACTATTGAGGAGAAAATTGATTTCTGGCGCAGAGTAATGGCCTATGGCAAACAGCGAAACGTCAGGTTTTATGTTGTAACCTGGAATATTTTTGTTTATGGAACAGAAGGGAAATACGGCATTACCGACAAACCCGATAATCCTGTTACAACAGACTATTTCCGGAAAAGCATTAAGCAAATGGTGCTCACTTACCCCGATCTGGCAGGAATCGGACTGACAACCGGTGAAAATATGTACGACTTTACCGCAACACAAAAAGAAGAGTGGGCTTTTGCGACCTATGGACAAGGCGTATTGGATGCCCTGAAAGAACAACCCGGACGGAAAATTGACTTTATACACCGTCAGCATCAGACACAGGCAAAAGAAATCACTTCTATTTTTAAAGACGTAATGAAGAATGAAAACATCAACTTCGTTTTCAGTTTCAAATATGCTCAGGCCCATGTTTATAGTTCTGTTAATCAGGTTTTTCATCAGGAATTTGTAAAAGATATTCAGGGCGAAAACCTGAAAACCCTGTGGACGCTTCGCAACGATGATAGTTTTTATTTCAGATGGGGAGCCCCGGATTTTGTAAGGGATTTCATAAAAAACATTCCTTATGATGTATCTGAAGGCTTCTATTATGGGTCCGACCAGTATGTTTGGGGAAGGGAATTCCTTGACAAATACTCTGATGGTCCACAGGAACTGGAAATTGTTAAGCACTGGTATCAGTGGATGTGCTGGGGCAGACTGGGATATAACCCCGATATTGGTAATGATCGTTTTATCGATAACATTAAATACCGTTTTCCATCAGTCAATGCTCAGGAGATGTTCAATGCATGGCAATCTGCATCAATGATTTATCCTCTGGTTACCGGTTTTCACTGGGGAGCGCTTGATTTTCAGTGGTACATTGAATCAGGACAATCGACCCCTGATATTGCAAACACTCCTTCGGGTTACCACGATGTAAACAGGTTCATTACCCTTCCCCCTCATAAAGGCACCGGCTATATTTCTATTCCCGTCTATACAAAAGCTTTCGTAACCGGATCAAAAATAGAAGGAGAAACACCTTTACAGGTCGCTGATAAGATCATTCAGAATTCTGAGTTCGCATTAAAATGGGCCGATGCACAGAGTCAGGAGATGAATAGGGAGTTGCGCATAACAATTGATGATATTAAAACGATGGCCCGACTGGGGAAAAATTATGGCCATAAAATCCGTGGTGCAACTTATCTCTCACTTTTCAGGGAGACACTGCAAAGGGAATGGTATAATAAAGCAATTGAAGAACTGAATATGTCTGCTGGCTACTGGAGACATTATGCGGCCAGCGGCCTGGCTAATTATAATAATCCGTTGTGGACCAATCGTGTGGGGTATGTTGATTGGAGAGAGAACTTTAACTGGTCACTTTTCGACGTTATCGCGAATGGAGCTCAGCCAAACCTGCCATCGATGCAGCCAACTGCAGGAGGAACCATTCTGGAAGCGGAGGCTTCGGATTTTAAGATCTCGGGTATAAAAAATGAGTTAAAAGGTTATACCGGAACAGGGTACCTTGAAACCAAAGTAGGTGATGCCAGACATCATGTGATGTGGTCATATAATGCCCCTGAATCGGGGAGCTATATCCTTGAATTCAGATTTACACTTAAACGCGAGCAGATCTTTCTCTCTCCTGTAGTGATCAACGGTAAAAGAGTCCTTGATATAGAATTCTGGAACACAGGTAATCCAGGCAACTGGGTTTGGGAACGTGTTACCGTAAAGCTTGAAAAAGGTGAAAATACTATCAGTATTTCGCCGGAGGGGTTTGTGCTTCTGGATCATTTAAACATAATAAAGAACTTTTCTACATCACAGCAGACAGATTTAGTAAGTAAATGGGATACCATAAGGCCTCTTGCTAATTATAGTTCATTACCTAATCCCAATTAA
- a CDS encoding esterase, translating into MKKTLFFVLLVFASSCKFSMAQTQLPAIINDFKPSTLNQPGQEYPQVNSQGYARFRIMAPQAQSVVVSLGLGGTRGGTPLTKTEDGTWVGVTAGPLEEGFHYYHLTVDGGVFNDPGTLNFYGSTRWESGIEIPAHDEDFYALKDVPHGKVQQILFPSKSTNTSRRAFVYTPPSYDKDKSKKYPVLYLQHGWGEDETAWSNQGRANLIMDNLIANGKIKPFIIVMTYGMTNDVKMGGMRNFKIDAFQTVLIDELIPYIDNNFRTLADQSNRAMGGLSMGGMETKTITLARPDVFSHYALLSGGTYSPEDIKDKSKVKLIFLSCGSFENAEGVRKAAAALKDAGINAVSYVSENTRHEFQTWRRSLLELAPLLFTN; encoded by the coding sequence ATGAAAAAAACATTATTCTTCGTTTTACTGGTGTTTGCATCATCATGCAAATTCAGTATGGCTCAAACGCAACTGCCAGCTATTATAAACGACTTTAAACCATCTACTCTGAATCAGCCGGGACAAGAATACCCCCAGGTCAACTCGCAGGGTTATGCACGATTCAGGATAATGGCACCACAGGCTCAGAGTGTTGTTGTAAGTCTTGGACTTGGCGGAACCCGTGGAGGGACTCCCCTTACTAAAACAGAGGATGGTACGTGGGTTGGTGTTACAGCAGGCCCCCTGGAAGAAGGATTTCACTATTACCACCTGACTGTCGACGGCGGAGTCTTTAATGACCCCGGCACTTTGAACTTTTATGGCTCAACCCGTTGGGAAAGCGGCATCGAAATACCAGCTCATGACGAGGACTTTTATGCCTTGAAGGATGTTCCCCATGGAAAAGTCCAACAGATCCTTTTCCCCTCCAAAAGCACAAATACATCGCGCCGGGCATTTGTTTACACCCCTCCCAGTTATGACAAGGATAAATCAAAAAAATATCCGGTGCTCTACCTTCAACATGGATGGGGAGAGGATGAAACCGCATGGAGTAACCAGGGCAGAGCCAATCTGATAATGGATAACCTGATTGCAAATGGGAAGATCAAACCTTTCATCATCGTTATGACATACGGGATGACCAACGATGTAAAGATGGGAGGAATGAGAAATTTCAAGATAGATGCTTTTCAGACAGTCCTTATCGACGAATTGATCCCTTATATTGATAATAATTTCCGCACCCTTGCTGACCAGTCCAATCGGGCCATGGGTGGTCTTTCAATGGGCGGGATGGAAACCAAAACAATTACACTTGCCCGTCCTGATGTATTTTCACACTATGCTCTTCTCAGCGGGGGTACATACAGTCCGGAAGATATCAAGGACAAGTCTAAGGTAAAGCTCATCTTCCTAAGCTGTGGCAGCTTCGAAAATGCTGAAGGAGTAAGGAAAGCCGCTGCAGCTTTAAAAGATGCCGGCATCAATGCTGTATCATATGTTTCTGAGAATACTCGTCACGAGTTTCAGACCTGGCGCCGAAGCCTGCTGGAACTTGCGCCGCTTCTTTTTACTAATTAA
- a CDS encoding GH92 family glycosyl hydrolase → MLVAFIAVIIVVGTYFIQRNESVADKNPVDLVNPLMGTDSEFRLSNGNSYPAIALPWGMNFWTPQTRNMGNGWAYTYDDYKIMGIKQTHQPSPWINDYAAFSLMPLTGKIKIRESERASWFSHKAEIVKPYYYSVYLADYDVTAEVTPTERAAMFRFTFPENDSSFILIDGFKKGSMVKIIPAERKVIGYCSNNSGGVPENFHNYFVAVFDRDFTSTHTWHGDTLEVNTLESESAHSGAVLGFKTKRGDKINVRIASSFISPEQALLNLNRETDGKDFETVKAEGKAVWNRELGRIAVEGGTSDQQRTFYSCLYRMILFPRSFYELNEKNEVVHYSPYNGEVLPGYMFTDNGFWDTFRALFPFTTLMYPDMNSKIMEGLVNTYKESGWLPEWASPGHRDCMIGSNSASLIADSYLKGIRGYDIETLYKAILKNADSVGPVTSVGRYGASYYNDLGYVPYNVGINENAARTLEYAYADFCISKLATALNRPKEEIDLFEKRAMNYKNVFDPGRKLMRGRNLDGTFQSPFSPYKWGDAFTEGNSWHYTWSVFQDVDGLINLMGGKDYFNAKLDSVFEVPPVFDYSYYGQVIHEIREMQIMNMGNYAHGNQPIQHMIYLYNYSGQPWKTQYRVREVLDKLYNYTPDGYCGDEDNGQTSAWYVFSALGFYPVTPGTDEYVFGSPLFSKATLHFENGKKLIISAPGNSREDIYVQNIKKNGKRIDANFIRHGDLQKGGKLTFTMGREPDLERGTKEESFPFSMSVNNKN, encoded by the coding sequence TCATTCAGAGAAATGAATCAGTTGCTGATAAGAATCCGGTAGATTTAGTTAATCCGCTGATGGGAACCGATTCTGAGTTCCGGCTGTCGAACGGGAATTCATATCCGGCAATAGCATTGCCCTGGGGAATGAATTTCTGGACACCCCAGACCCGGAATATGGGCAATGGCTGGGCTTATACCTATGACGATTACAAGATAATGGGTATAAAACAGACTCATCAGCCGAGCCCGTGGATCAACGATTATGCTGCTTTCTCACTGATGCCGCTTACAGGTAAGATTAAGATCAGGGAAAGTGAGAGAGCTTCATGGTTCTCCCACAAGGCTGAAATAGTGAAACCTTATTATTACAGTGTTTACCTGGCTGATTATGATGTTACTGCTGAAGTAACACCTACCGAACGTGCTGCCATGTTCCGTTTTACATTTCCTGAAAATGACTCCTCATTTATATTGATCGACGGATTTAAAAAGGGTTCGATGGTGAAGATCATCCCGGCTGAAAGAAAAGTAATAGGTTATTGCAGTAATAACAGCGGTGGTGTTCCTGAGAACTTCCATAACTATTTTGTTGCTGTTTTTGACAGGGATTTCACTTCAACTCATACCTGGCATGGAGATACTTTAGAAGTTAATACACTCGAATCAGAGAGCGCTCATTCAGGCGCTGTGCTGGGTTTCAAAACAAAGAGGGGAGATAAGATAAATGTAAGGATTGCTTCCTCCTTTATAAGTCCGGAGCAGGCATTGTTAAATCTCAACCGTGAGACTGACGGGAAAGATTTTGAAACAGTTAAAGCTGAAGGCAAAGCTGTGTGGAACAGGGAGCTCGGTCGGATTGCTGTTGAAGGAGGAACGTCAGATCAGCAGAGGACATTCTATTCATGTCTATACAGGATGATTCTGTTCCCAAGGAGTTTTTATGAGTTAAATGAAAAGAATGAGGTTGTTCATTACAGTCCGTATAATGGTGAAGTGTTACCCGGATATATGTTTACCGATAATGGTTTCTGGGATACTTTCAGGGCGCTCTTCCCTTTCACAACCCTCATGTACCCAGATATGAACAGCAAGATTATGGAAGGCCTCGTTAATACATACAAAGAGAGCGGATGGCTGCCTGAATGGGCTAGTCCCGGGCACCGCGACTGCATGATTGGCTCCAATTCGGCTTCGCTCATTGCAGACTCATATCTGAAAGGAATAAGAGGTTATGATATTGAGACTCTTTACAAGGCAATCCTTAAGAATGCCGATAGTGTAGGTCCTGTTACTTCAGTAGGCAGATATGGTGCATCATATTATAATGACCTGGGTTATGTGCCTTATAATGTTGGTATTAATGAAAATGCAGCCCGTACTCTTGAGTATGCTTATGCCGATTTCTGCATATCAAAACTTGCAACGGCACTTAACCGTCCGAAAGAAGAAATAGATCTCTTTGAAAAAAGAGCTATGAACTATAAAAATGTATTTGATCCGGGAAGGAAACTGATGCGCGGCCGTAATCTCGATGGTACATTTCAGTCACCATTCAGTCCATATAAATGGGGCGATGCCTTTACCGAAGGCAACAGCTGGCACTACACATGGAGTGTGTTCCAGGATGTAGACGGACTAATTAATCTGATGGGAGGGAAGGACTATTTCAATGCGAAGCTCGATTCAGTTTTTGAAGTACCCCCCGTATTTGATTATTCATATTACGGTCAGGTTATACACGAGATCCGCGAGATGCAGATTATGAACATGGGTAATTATGCTCACGGCAATCAGCCTATTCAGCATATGATCTATCTTTATAATTATTCAGGTCAGCCATGGAAGACTCAGTACCGTGTAAGGGAGGTGCTTGATAAACTCTACAATTATACTCCCGACGGATATTGCGGCGATGAGGACAATGGACAGACATCAGCCTGGTACGTATTTTCTGCTCTTGGATTCTATCCTGTCACTCCGGGAACTGATGAATATGTGTTCGGATCACCTCTATTCAGCAAGGCGACGCTGCATTTCGAAAATGGCAAAAAACTTATAATATCAGCTCCCGGCAACAGCAGGGAAGATATTTATGTGCAGAACATAAAGAAGAACGGGAAACGGATTGATGCTAATTTTATCCGTCATGGAGACCTTCAAAAAGGAGGGAAGCTTACCTTCACAATGGGTAGAGAACCCGATTTAGAACGGGGAACTAAAGAGGAATCATTTCCATTCTCGATGAGTGTTAATAATAAGAACTGA
- a CDS encoding DUF1801 domain-containing protein, whose product MKKEIEEYNQLSDEVDLCNKLATLIDNHLKNAENKIWHAHPVWFLEGNPIVGYSKEKKGIRLMFWSGADFDEVDLNVRGGKFKDASVFYNSAEEIKTTDVKRWIEKSIEIQWDYKNIVKRKGKLERLK is encoded by the coding sequence ATGAAGAAAGAAATTGAAGAATATAATCAGTTATCAGACGAAGTTGACCTTTGCAACAAGCTGGCAACTTTAATAGATAATCATTTGAAGAATGCTGAAAATAAAATCTGGCATGCACACCCTGTTTGGTTTTTAGAGGGTAATCCAATAGTTGGATACAGCAAGGAGAAAAAAGGTATACGTCTTATGTTTTGGAGTGGTGCAGATTTTGATGAAGTAGATTTAAATGTGAGAGGCGGCAAATTTAAAGATGCCTCTGTATTTTACAATTCAGCAGAAGAAATAAAAACTACTGACGTTAAAAGATGGATTGAAAAATCAATTGAAATTCAGTGGGACTATAAGAATATAGTTAAACGAAAAGGAAAATTAGAACGATTAAAATAG
- a CDS encoding glycoside hydrolase family 32 protein, whose protein sequence is MAYSTDKGRTWVKYPGNPVLKNPGIRDFRDPKVIWHNATNKWIMILAVQDRVHIYSSPDLLDWRFESEFGKGIGAHGGVWECPDLFEIKVTNGDNSKWVMFVSINPGGPDGGSATQYFTGDFDGHKFMPDNTKEKWVDRGRDNYAGVTWSNIPESDARRLFVGWMSNWDYANVVPTIRWRSATTVPREISLLKDGKEYILYSNPVQELVSLRNKVYRPFKEPQKLEGDMEINTDSISMMQCEMVIDFNLIGSAADSIGIILENNLKEQLVIGYTGKQKQIFVDRTRAGRSDFSGKFAGISSSAYEAGDKLKFRILMDASSSELFVDNGKLVMTNLVFPTESYIKLKVFSKGEVTLENAVFYSLKSIWQQ, encoded by the coding sequence ATTGCATACAGTACAGATAAGGGTCGGACCTGGGTGAAATACCCAGGGAATCCGGTACTTAAGAATCCGGGGATACGTGATTTCAGGGATCCCAAAGTAATATGGCATAATGCAACAAATAAATGGATAATGATACTTGCTGTCCAGGACAGGGTTCATATATATTCCTCACCTGATCTGCTCGACTGGAGATTTGAGAGTGAATTCGGAAAGGGAATAGGAGCACACGGAGGAGTCTGGGAGTGTCCCGATTTATTCGAAATTAAAGTTACCAATGGTGACAATTCAAAATGGGTAATGTTTGTGAGTATCAATCCGGGAGGACCAGATGGCGGTTCTGCAACACAGTATTTTACAGGAGATTTCGACGGGCACAAATTTATGCCTGATAATACTAAGGAGAAATGGGTGGACAGAGGCAGGGATAATTATGCCGGAGTTACATGGTCGAATATTCCTGAATCGGATGCAAGGAGGCTGTTTGTAGGCTGGATGAGCAACTGGGACTATGCCAATGTGGTACCAACGATTAGATGGAGAAGTGCAACTACTGTTCCCAGGGAGATATCTTTACTGAAGGACGGGAAAGAGTATATACTTTATTCAAATCCGGTGCAGGAACTTGTTTCTCTGCGGAATAAGGTATACAGGCCATTTAAAGAGCCTCAGAAATTAGAAGGTGATATGGAGATTAACACTGATAGCATCAGTATGATGCAGTGCGAGATGGTAATTGATTTTAATTTGATTGGGAGTGCGGCCGATTCTATTGGAATTATCCTTGAGAACAATTTGAAAGAGCAATTGGTAATCGGATATACAGGTAAACAAAAGCAGATCTTTGTCGACCGCACAAGAGCAGGAAGATCAGATTTCTCAGGAAAATTTGCTGGTATTTCTTCTTCTGCATATGAAGCCGGGGACAAATTGAAATTCAGAATACTTATGGATGCTTCATCATCAGAACTTTTTGTTGACAATGGTAAGCTGGTTATGACGAACCTTGTTTTTCCGACAGAGAGTTACATAAAGTTAAAGGTATTCTCAAAAGGTGAAGTCACTCTTGAGAACGCAGTATTCTATAGCCTTAAATCGATCTGGCAACAATAG
- a CDS encoding Gfo/Idh/MocA family oxidoreductase: MQIKRRNFIKQSLSSAAGLATAAMLPADLFSRGIHETSHPKEVIVEPKMQTRPKESIRFSVIGINHNHINGMVTSLIGGGGELVMVYAKEPDLLKGFTRSFPKVKVAASEDEILQDNSIQLVASAGIPVERAPLGIRVMQSGKDYMTDKPGILTFEQLKKVKKVQKATNRIYSIMYSERLGSPAAVKADELIRAGAIGKVVQTIGMGPHRMTPKTRPAWFFDPALAGGILCDIGSHQCDQFLFYTGAKEAEVNFAQIGNFNLPAYPNFQDFGDMSLRSPNASGYIRIDWFTPDGLATWGDGRVFILGTEGFIEMRKYIDVLGRKGGNHLLMTNQKESIYYDCSKVYLPYGEQLVRDVVNRTETAMPQDHCFLATELALTAQKIARRLNV; encoded by the coding sequence ATGCAAATCAAAAGACGTAATTTCATTAAACAATCGTTATCATCAGCTGCAGGACTGGCAACTGCGGCTATGCTTCCCGCAGATCTTTTCAGCAGAGGAATACATGAGACTTCCCATCCGAAAGAAGTAATAGTGGAACCAAAGATGCAGACCCGACCAAAGGAATCAATCAGGTTTTCAGTAATCGGAATCAACCATAATCATATTAACGGAATGGTAACTTCACTTATCGGAGGAGGTGGCGAACTTGTGATGGTATATGCCAAAGAGCCTGATTTGTTAAAAGGTTTTACCAGGTCATTTCCCAAAGTTAAAGTGGCCGCAAGCGAAGATGAGATACTGCAGGATAATTCCATTCAGCTTGTCGCCAGCGCTGGAATCCCTGTCGAAAGGGCTCCGCTTGGGATCAGGGTGATGCAGTCGGGCAAGGATTATATGACCGACAAGCCGGGGATTTTAACATTTGAACAGCTTAAAAAGGTAAAGAAAGTTCAGAAAGCTACAAATCGTATCTATTCAATAATGTACAGCGAGAGACTGGGTTCTCCCGCTGCAGTAAAGGCTGACGAGCTTATTAGGGCCGGAGCCATAGGAAAGGTTGTTCAGACAATAGGTATGGGACCTCACAGAATGACTCCCAAAACACGTCCTGCCTGGTTTTTTGATCCAGCCCTGGCGGGAGGTATATTATGTGATATTGGCTCGCACCAGTGCGATCAGTTCCTGTTTTATACCGGGGCAAAGGAGGCAGAAGTCAACTTCGCCCAGATTGGAAATTTCAATCTTCCTGCTTATCCGAATTTTCAGGACTTTGGCGACATGAGCCTTCGCAGCCCTAATGCTTCAGGCTATATACGCATCGACTGGTTCACACCCGATGGTCTGGCTACCTGGGGCGACGGACGAGTGTTTATTCTCGGGACAGAAGGTTTTATTGAGATGCGAAAATACATCGATGTACTGGGACGTAAAGGGGGTAATCACCTGCTTATGACTAATCAAAAAGAGTCAATTTATTATGATTGCTCAAAGGTGTATCTGCCTTATGGTGAGCAGCTTGTAAGAGATGTCGTAAACCGTACTGAAACTGCAATGCCTCAGGATCATTGTTTCCTTGCAACAGAGTTGGCGCTCACTGCCCAGAAAATTGCCCGCAGACTTAATGTGTGA
- a CDS encoding VOC family protein encodes MALINPHINFNGNAEEAFTFYKSVFGGEFAMVMRLKDLAGPEFPVAEIDANKIMHIALPIGKNVLMGNDIPESMGRVNENENRSKISISAESKEEANKLFNGLSAGGEIEMPIGDSPWGSYFGMFRDKFGIEWMVDFDPKYNGQI; translated from the coding sequence ATGGCACTAATAAATCCTCATATCAACTTTAATGGAAATGCAGAAGAAGCATTTACATTCTACAAATCAGTTTTTGGCGGAGAATTCGCTATGGTCATGCGTTTAAAAGACTTGGCAGGTCCTGAATTCCCCGTAGCAGAAATCGATGCAAATAAAATTATGCATATTGCATTGCCTATTGGTAAAAACGTCTTAATGGGAAATGACATTCCCGAAAGTATGGGACGTGTTAACGAAAACGAAAACAGAAGTAAAATTTCGATAAGTGCAGAAAGCAAGGAAGAAGCTAACAAATTATTCAATGGACTTTCAGCAGGTGGTGAAATTGAAATGCCTATTGGTGACAGTCCATGGGGTTCGTATTTTGGAATGTTCAGAGACAAATTTGGTATTGAATGGATGGTAGATTTTGACCCAAAATATAATGGTCAGATTTAA
- a CDS encoding DUF5009 domain-containing protein, translating to MDTTNRIYSIDIMRGLTLVLMLFVNDLYMPGVPEWLGHMKADFDGMGLADWVFPGFLFMVGMAIPYSIGKRIAAGTNTFDISKHIIKRSIALIIIGVLMLNSGRVNSELTGINSNLWAILMYLGVFLIWNNYRENDKNFFTLTGLKLAGMGILIFLVLKFQSGEAENNGSLITSWWGILGLIGWGYLVAAFIYLLIRDSILNSVVAFLFFLIMNILSKLDLLGALDIAKPIFGVIIEGNVPMIVIAGMIAALVLKKYSADKPDKAMLIIGLMGFVSIIAGFILRNWFIISKIQATPSWGMICIGISMLLFVLLYWVIDLKKKTKWTFLFKPAGENSLTTYLAPDIIYYLIWSSGVHVLIYKESGLPVAAIIGSVIWAFLMVGLTALLVRFNIKLKL from the coding sequence ATGGATACCACCAACCGAATCTACTCAATAGATATTATGCGGGGCTTAACCCTCGTTCTGATGCTCTTCGTAAACGACCTTTATATGCCAGGGGTACCCGAATGGCTTGGACATATGAAAGCAGATTTTGATGGTATGGGTCTGGCCGACTGGGTGTTTCCCGGTTTCCTGTTCATGGTCGGTATGGCTATCCCTTACTCAATAGGCAAAAGAATAGCCGCCGGCACAAACACATTCGACATATCAAAACATATAATAAAAAGAAGTATTGCCCTTATAATAATCGGAGTATTAATGCTTAATTCAGGAAGAGTCAACTCCGAATTAACAGGTATAAACAGTAACCTCTGGGCTATCCTTATGTATCTGGGGGTATTTCTCATCTGGAATAACTACAGGGAAAATGATAAGAATTTCTTCACATTAACCGGACTGAAACTGGCAGGAATGGGCATACTGATATTCCTGGTGCTCAAATTTCAGTCAGGAGAGGCTGAAAACAACGGTTCCCTTATTACCAGCTGGTGGGGAATACTTGGACTTATCGGCTGGGGATACCTCGTGGCTGCTTTCATCTACCTGCTGATACGCGACAGCATCCTTAACAGTGTGGTTGCTTTCCTTTTCTTCCTTATCATGAATATCCTCTCGAAACTTGATCTCCTTGGGGCACTCGATATAGCAAAACCAATCTTCGGGGTAATTATCGAAGGAAACGTACCGATGATTGTTATTGCAGGAATGATAGCTGCACTTGTTTTGAAAAAATATTCTGCAGATAAACCTGACAAAGCAATGCTGATTATTGGTTTGATGGGATTCGTAAGTATAATAGCCGGATTCATTCTTCGTAACTGGTTCATCATATCCAAGATACAGGCAACTCCAAGTTGGGGAATGATCTGTATTGGCATCAGCATGTTACTTTTTGTACTGCTGTACTGGGTTATAGATTTAAAGAAAAAGACCAAATGGACATTCTTATTTAAGCCCGCCGGAGAAAACTCTCTGACAACTTATCTTGCCCCCGACATTATATATTATCTTATATGGAGCTCCGGAGTTCATGTTCTTATATATAAGGAATCGGGACTGCCGGTTGCAGCGATAATAGGTTCAGTTATCTGGGCTTTCCTGATGGTTGGATTAACTGCTCTTCTGGTTCGTTTCAATATAAAACTGAAACTCTGA
- a CDS encoding glyoxalase/bleomycin resistance/extradiol dioxygenase family protein: MEKQIFINLAVKDLQKSMAFYTALGFSNNPQFSDDSGKCMVWSENIFVMIMTHEKFASFATKPIADTKSNLAGLFSLSVDSVDEVNSIISKGLDAGGTEPTEMKDYGFMQQRTIEDLDGHTWEVFYMDITKFPQQS, translated from the coding sequence ATGGAAAAACAGATATTTATCAATTTAGCAGTAAAAGACCTTCAAAAATCAATGGCCTTTTATACTGCATTAGGATTTTCAAATAATCCGCAATTTTCTGACGATTCAGGTAAATGTATGGTTTGGAGTGAAAACATTTTTGTGATGATAATGACACACGAAAAATTTGCATCTTTTGCCACCAAACCAATTGCAGATACAAAATCAAATTTAGCAGGACTTTTTTCCTTGTCGGTGGACAGTGTTGATGAAGTGAACAGTATTATAAGCAAAGGACTTGATGCAGGAGGAACAGAGCCAACTGAGATGAAAGATTATGGCTTTATGCAACAAAGAACTATTGAAGACTTAGATGGACACACGTGGGAAGTATTTTATATGGACATCACGAAATTTCCGCAACAATCGTAA